In the genome of Sphingomonas naphthae, one region contains:
- the mltG gene encoding endolytic transglycosylase MltG, which produces MARRRTSRKGAAVALIVAAALVVAAAVAGYPAWRDWYGPGPLDEAKEVTIPAGSTLAGAARALEKAGAIRSTTGFLRFARHLGPSKPIRAGEFEIPVEASGKEILTLLQNGKTLQRLVTIPEGMPSVMVVDRLRSEPLLEGETDVPEEGSVLPDSYSFEKGEARADVLDRMQAAMTKTLAELWDKRNPTTVVTTPREAIILASIVEKETGVASERRLVAAVYSNRLRMGMRLQADPTTIYPITRGRPLGRRIRRSELNAVNGYNTYAMAGLPQGPIANPGRESIAAVLDPAPSKALYFVASGKGGHVFADTLAQHNSNVQKFYALRRQRGEM; this is translated from the coding sequence ATGGCGCGGCGCCGCACCTCTCGCAAGGGCGCGGCCGTCGCGCTGATCGTGGCGGCGGCGCTCGTCGTCGCCGCCGCCGTCGCCGGCTATCCGGCATGGCGCGACTGGTATGGCCCCGGCCCGCTCGACGAGGCGAAGGAAGTCACTATCCCGGCCGGCTCGACGCTGGCGGGCGCGGCGCGCGCGCTGGAGAAGGCCGGCGCGATCCGCTCGACCACGGGCTTCCTCCGCTTCGCGCGCCATCTGGGCCCGTCCAAGCCGATCCGCGCGGGCGAGTTCGAGATTCCGGTCGAGGCGAGCGGCAAGGAAATCCTGACGCTCCTCCAGAACGGCAAGACGCTCCAGCGGCTGGTGACCATTCCCGAAGGCATGCCCTCGGTCATGGTCGTCGATCGCCTCCGCTCCGAGCCGCTGCTGGAGGGCGAGACCGACGTGCCCGAAGAGGGCAGCGTCCTGCCCGACAGCTACAGTTTCGAGAAGGGCGAAGCCCGCGCCGACGTGCTCGATCGGATGCAGGCGGCGATGACGAAGACGCTCGCCGAGCTGTGGGACAAGCGCAATCCCACCACGGTCGTCACCACCCCGCGTGAGGCGATCATCCTCGCCTCCATCGTCGAGAAGGAAACCGGCGTCGCGTCGGAACGCCGTCTGGTCGCGGCGGTCTATTCCAACCGCCTCCGCATGGGGATGCGCCTCCAGGCCGATCCGACGACGATCTACCCGATCACGAGGGGCCGCCCGCTCGGCCGCCGCATCCGCCGCTCCGAACTGAACGCGGTCAACGGCTACAACACATATGCCATGGCCGGGCTGCCGCAGGGGCCGATCGCCAATCCGGGCCGCGAATCGATCGCGGCGGTGCTCGATCCGGCGCCCAGCAAGGCGCTCTATTTCGTCGCCAGCGGCAAGGGCGGCCATGTGTTCGCCGACACGCTGGCGCAGCACAATTCCAACGTGCAGAAATTCTACGCGCTGCGCCGCCAGCGCGGCGAGATGTAG
- a CDS encoding acyl carrier protein, whose protein sequence is MSDTAERVKKIVVEHLGVEADKVTEEASFIDDLGADSLDIVELVMAFEEEFGVEIPDDAAEKISTVKDAISYIDANKG, encoded by the coding sequence ATGAGCGACACCGCAGAGCGCGTGAAGAAGATCGTTGTCGAGCATCTCGGCGTCGAGGCGGACAAGGTCACCGAGGAAGCGAGCTTCATCGACGATCTGGGTGCCGACAGCCTCGACATCGTCGAGCTGGTAATGGCGTTCGAGGAAGAGTTCGGCGTGGAAATCCCCGACGACGCGGCCGAGAAGATCAGCACCGTCAAGGATGCCATCAGCTACATCGACGCCAACAAGGGCTGA
- the fabF gene encoding beta-ketoacyl-ACP synthase II, with protein MRRVVVTGLGLVTPLGADVETAWANILAGKSGAGTITRFDPSDQICKIACEVKPADHEYGFDPNKRVDYKVQRQVDPFIIYGIDAAGQALEDAGLTEMSEEERFRAGCSIGSGIGGLPGIESESLVLAAKGPRRVSPHFVHGRLINLISGQVSIKYGLMGPNHAVVTACSTGAHAIGDAARMIAMDDADVMLAGGAECAICPIGIAGFAQAKALSTRNDEPEKASRPYDKDRDGFVMGEGAGVVVLEEYEHAKARGAKIYAEVVGYGLSGDAYHVTAPHPEGSGAFRSMQMALKKAGMAPSDIDYINAHGTSTPMGDELELGAVRRLFGDAIETVSMSSTKSAIGHLLGGAGAVESIFCILAIRDQIVPPTINLDNPSDSCVGVDLVPHVAKKRQVKAVLNNSFGFGGTNASLILKAVD; from the coding sequence ATGCGTCGCGTAGTCGTGACCGGACTGGGGCTCGTCACGCCGCTGGGTGCGGATGTCGAGACCGCCTGGGCCAACATTCTTGCGGGCAAATCCGGCGCCGGCACCATCACCCGCTTCGATCCGTCCGATCAGATCTGCAAGATCGCGTGCGAGGTGAAGCCCGCCGACCATGAATATGGCTTCGATCCGAACAAGCGGGTGGACTACAAGGTCCAGCGCCAGGTCGATCCGTTCATCATCTACGGCATCGACGCCGCCGGCCAGGCGCTGGAAGACGCCGGCCTGACCGAGATGAGCGAGGAGGAGCGGTTCCGCGCCGGCTGCTCGATCGGTTCGGGCATCGGCGGCCTGCCGGGCATCGAGAGCGAATCGCTGGTGCTCGCCGCCAAGGGGCCGCGCCGCGTCTCGCCGCACTTCGTCCACGGGCGCCTCATCAACCTGATCTCGGGCCAGGTCTCGATCAAATATGGCCTGATGGGGCCGAACCACGCGGTCGTCACCGCCTGCTCGACCGGCGCGCATGCGATCGGCGATGCCGCGCGGATGATCGCGATGGACGATGCCGACGTGATGCTGGCTGGCGGCGCCGAATGCGCCATCTGCCCGATCGGCATCGCCGGTTTCGCGCAGGCCAAGGCGCTGTCGACCCGCAACGACGAGCCCGAAAAGGCCAGCCGCCCCTATGACAAGGATCGCGACGGCTTCGTCATGGGCGAGGGCGCGGGCGTGGTGGTGCTCGAGGAATATGAGCATGCCAAGGCACGCGGCGCCAAAATCTACGCCGAGGTCGTCGGCTATGGCCTGTCGGGCGACGCCTATCATGTGACGGCGCCGCACCCGGAAGGCTCGGGCGCGTTCCGATCGATGCAGATGGCGCTCAAGAAAGCCGGCATGGCGCCGTCCGATATCGATTACATCAACGCCCACGGCACCTCGACCCCGATGGGCGACGAGCTGGAACTGGGCGCGGTCCGCCGCCTGTTCGGCGACGCGATCGAGACGGTGTCGATGTCCTCGACCAAATCGGCGATCGGCCATCTGCTGGGCGGCGCGGGCGCGGTCGAATCGATCTTCTGCATCCTCGCCATCCGCGACCAGATCGTTCCGCCGACGATCAACCTAGATAACCCCAGCGACAGCTGCGTGGGCGTCGATCTGGTGCCCCACGTCGCCAAGAAGCGGCAGGTGAAGGCGGTGCTGAACAACAGCTTCGGCTTCGGTGGCACCAACGCCAGCCTGATCCTCAAGGCCGTCGACTGA
- the fabG gene encoding 3-oxoacyl-[acyl-carrier-protein] reductase yields MFDLSGMTALVTGASGGLGSETAKALAAQGAKVALSGTRQGVLDEVAAGLAGEPVTLACNLSDPAEVDGLVPRAVEALGGRLDILVNNAGITRDNLILRMKDDEWNQVISVNLEAAFRLIRAAARPMMKQRFGRIVSITSVVGVTGNPGQANYAASKAGLIGMSKSLAQELASRSITVNCVAPGFIRSAMTDGLNEQQKAAILTKIPAGDLGAGSDIGAAVVYLASREAGYVTGQTLHVNGGMAMI; encoded by the coding sequence ATGTTCGACCTTTCAGGCATGACCGCGCTGGTGACCGGCGCATCCGGCGGGCTCGGGTCGGAGACGGCCAAAGCGCTCGCGGCGCAGGGCGCCAAGGTGGCCCTGTCGGGCACGCGGCAGGGCGTGCTGGACGAGGTGGCGGCGGGGCTCGCCGGGGAGCCCGTCACGCTCGCCTGCAACCTCTCCGATCCGGCCGAGGTGGACGGTCTCGTGCCCCGCGCGGTCGAGGCGCTGGGCGGGCGGCTCGATATTCTCGTCAACAACGCCGGCATCACGCGGGACAATCTCATCCTGCGGATGAAGGATGACGAGTGGAATCAGGTGATCTCGGTCAATCTGGAGGCCGCGTTCCGCCTGATCCGCGCCGCCGCCCGGCCGATGATGAAGCAGCGGTTCGGCCGGATCGTCTCGATCACCTCCGTGGTCGGCGTCACCGGCAATCCGGGGCAGGCCAATTATGCCGCGTCGAAGGCGGGGCTGATCGGCATGTCCAAGAGCCTGGCGCAGGAACTGGCCAGCCGTTCGATCACGGTCAATTGCGTCGCCCCCGGCTTCATCCGCTCGGCGATGACCGACGGGCTGAACGAACAGCAGAAGGCCGCCATCCTGACGAAGATCCCCGCGGGCGATCTGGGCGCGGGCAGCGATATCGGCGCGGCGGTGGTGTATCTCGCCAGCCGGGAGGCGGGCTACGTCACGGGGCAGACCCTGCACGTCAACGGCGGCATGGCGATGATCTGA
- the fabD gene encoding ACP S-malonyltransferase: MRAFIFPGQGSQAVGMGKALAEASPTARAVFEEVDDALGQHLFRLMTEGPESDLTLTENAQPAIMANAIATLRVLEKEGGIRLADKADYVAGHSLGEYGALCAAQALDLTTTARLLKLRGQAMQAAVPVGQGAMAALLGADLAKAQALADAAAEGEVCTVANDNDPGQVVISGHRGAIERAVAMVKDYGIKRGVLLPVSAPFHCPLMQPAADAMAEALSNVALRAPLVPVYANVTAAPVADPDTIRALLVQQVTGTVRWRESVAAMAEAGVDQFVEFGGKVLGPMVKRTAPEVTPVSVVTMDDIEALLKGL; this comes from the coding sequence ATGCGTGCATTCATCTTTCCCGGCCAGGGCAGTCAGGCGGTCGGCATGGGCAAGGCGCTGGCCGAGGCCAGCCCCACCGCCCGCGCGGTGTTCGAGGAGGTGGACGACGCGCTCGGCCAGCACCTCTTCCGCCTGATGACCGAGGGGCCGGAGAGCGATCTCACCCTCACCGAAAACGCCCAGCCCGCGATCATGGCCAACGCCATCGCCACCCTGCGCGTGCTGGAGAAGGAAGGCGGCATCCGGCTGGCCGACAAGGCCGATTATGTCGCGGGCCACAGCCTGGGCGAATATGGCGCCCTGTGCGCGGCGCAGGCGCTGGACCTGACCACCACGGCCCGCCTGCTCAAGCTGCGCGGCCAGGCGATGCAGGCGGCGGTCCCGGTGGGGCAGGGGGCGATGGCCGCTTTGCTCGGCGCCGATCTCGCAAAGGCGCAGGCGCTGGCAGACGCGGCCGCCGAGGGCGAGGTCTGCACCGTCGCCAACGACAACGATCCCGGTCAGGTCGTCATCTCCGGCCATCGCGGCGCGATCGAGCGCGCGGTGGCGATGGTGAAGGATTACGGCATCAAGCGCGGCGTGCTGCTGCCCGTGTCCGCCCCCTTCCACTGCCCCCTGATGCAGCCTGCCGCCGACGCCATGGCCGAGGCGCTGTCGAACGTCGCCCTGCGCGCCCCGCTCGTCCCCGTCTACGCCAACGTCACCGCCGCCCCCGTGGCCGACCCGGACACGATCCGCGCCCTTTTGGTGCAACAGGTGACGGGCACCGTCCGCTGGCGCGAAAGCGTCGCGGCGATGGCGGAAGCAGGCGTCGACCAGTTCGTCGAATTCGGCGGCAAGGTGCTCGGCCCCATGGTCAAGCGCACCGCCCCGGAAGTGACGCCGGTGAGCGTGGTGACGATGGACGATATCGAGGCGCTGCTGAAGGGGCTTTGA
- a CDS encoding four-helix bundle copper-binding protein, whose product MSIRKMIASHPLAKGHINEPMAEAAKHAMYCAVICTSCADACSAEPMDMTQCIRTCMDCADICTAAARAATRQTGENAAMLKVLLIACADACDICAIECEKHDHDHCRRCAEMCRECANDCREALATLG is encoded by the coding sequence ATGTCCATTCGCAAGATGATCGCGTCGCATCCGCTGGCCAAGGGCCACATCAACGAACCGATGGCCGAGGCGGCCAAGCATGCGATGTATTGCGCGGTGATCTGCACCAGTTGCGCGGACGCCTGTTCGGCCGAGCCGATGGACATGACCCAGTGCATCCGCACCTGCATGGATTGCGCCGACATCTGCACCGCCGCCGCCCGCGCCGCGACCCGCCAGACCGGCGAGAATGCGGCGATGCTCAAGGTGCTGCTGATCGCCTGCGCCGACGCCTGCGACATCTGCGCGATCGAATGCGAAAAACACGATCACGACCATTGCCGCCGCTGCGCGGAAATGTGCCGCGAATGCGCGAACGATTGCCGCGAGGCGCTGGCGACCTTGGGGTGA
- a CDS encoding GxxExxY protein translates to MADIDTITGDVIDLALRLHRDLGPGLLESVYEMVLASKLTAMGYTVARQHPVDIAFEGLRFDAAFRIDLLVDGRLLVEIKSVERLTAVHAKQLLTYLRLTHQPVGLLINFGGATLKEGLKRIVNDHRPSSSPPLRLNH, encoded by the coding sequence ATGGCAGACATAGACACCATCACCGGCGACGTGATCGACCTCGCCCTTCGCCTGCACCGTGATCTCGGCCCCGGCCTGCTCGAAAGCGTCTATGAGATGGTGCTGGCGAGCAAGCTCACCGCCATGGGCTACACCGTCGCCCGCCAGCACCCGGTCGATATCGCTTTCGAAGGCCTGCGCTTCGACGCCGCCTTTCGCATCGATCTGCTCGTCGATGGTCGGCTGCTCGTCGAGATCAAGTCGGTCGAGCGCCTCACCGCCGTCCACGCCAAACAATTGCTCACCTACTTGCGTCTTACCCATCAGCCCGTAGGGCTGCTCATCAACTTCGGTGGTGCCACGCTGAAGGAAGGGCTGAAGCGGATCGTCAACGATCACCGTCCTTCCTCATCGCCGCCCCTCCGCCTGAACCATTGA